In Alkalidesulfovibrio alkalitolerans DSM 16529, one genomic interval encodes:
- a CDS encoding ATP-dependent 6-phosphofructokinase: MFPEISCLPAPELPEDLSISSLGPAKIPSNLRCGRFIPDDARIYVHVSPSAIPPNGVNPTIEMAGPRERIYFDPTKTRCAIVTCGGLCPGINDVIRAITLEAHHNYRVSSVLGIRYGLEGFIERHGHTPLDLTPAAVANIHEFGGTILGSSRGPQPVEEIVDFLERRNISCLFVIGGDGTMRAAARIVEEITRRKVKIAVIGVPKTIDNDINFISQTFGFDTAVQEATRAIRCAHAEALGAPNGIGLVKVMGRESGFIAAQSALALRDVDFVLVPEDNFELDGPKGFLAALTRRLRRRGHAVVVLAEGAGQALLRSTGETDASGNIKLGDIASLIIRRVAEHMKAEGIDHTLKYIDPSYMVRSVPANSNDCIYCGFLGQNAVHAAMAGKTGMVVSKWNGYYVHMPLSLVTQGRKKIDVCSNYWRSVLESTGQYVYFNPDGG, encoded by the coding sequence ATGTTTCCGGAAATCTCCTGCCTACCCGCTCCAGAACTGCCCGAAGATCTGTCCATCAGCAGCCTGGGTCCGGCCAAAATCCCCTCGAACCTGCGTTGCGGCCGTTTCATCCCGGACGATGCGCGGATCTACGTCCACGTCAGCCCGAGCGCGATTCCGCCAAACGGCGTCAATCCGACCATCGAGATGGCCGGGCCGCGCGAGCGCATCTACTTCGACCCCACCAAGACGCGTTGCGCCATCGTCACCTGCGGCGGGCTTTGCCCCGGCATCAACGACGTCATCCGGGCCATCACCCTGGAGGCGCACCACAACTACCGCGTCTCCTCGGTGCTCGGCATCCGCTACGGCCTGGAAGGTTTCATCGAGCGTCACGGCCACACGCCCCTGGACCTGACCCCGGCCGCGGTGGCCAACATCCATGAGTTCGGCGGCACCATCCTGGGCTCCTCACGCGGGCCGCAGCCCGTGGAGGAGATCGTGGACTTCCTGGAGCGCAGGAACATTTCCTGCCTTTTCGTCATCGGCGGGGACGGCACCATGCGGGCGGCCGCGCGCATCGTGGAGGAAATCACCCGGCGCAAGGTCAAGATCGCGGTCATCGGCGTGCCCAAGACCATCGACAACGACATCAATTTCATCTCCCAGACCTTCGGCTTTGACACCGCCGTGCAGGAGGCCACGCGGGCCATCCGCTGCGCCCACGCCGAGGCGCTGGGCGCGCCGAACGGCATCGGCCTGGTCAAGGTCATGGGCCGCGAATCCGGCTTCATCGCCGCGCAAAGCGCCCTGGCCCTGCGCGACGTGGATTTCGTGCTCGTGCCCGAGGACAACTTCGAACTCGACGGGCCGAAGGGCTTTCTGGCGGCGCTCACCCGCCGTCTGCGGCGGCGCGGTCATGCCGTCGTCGTGCTGGCCGAAGGCGCGGGCCAGGCTCTCCTGCGCTCCACGGGCGAGACCGACGCCTCGGGCAACATCAAGCTCGGCGACATCGCGAGCCTCATCATCAGGCGTGTGGCCGAACACATGAAAGCCGAAGGCATCGACCACACTCTGAAGTACATTGATCCGAGCTACATGGTGCGCTCCGTGCCCGCCAACTCCAACGACTGCATCTACTGCGGCTTCCTGGGGCAGAACGCCGTGCACGCGGCCATGGCGGGCAAAACCGGCATGGTCGTCTCCAAATGGAACGGCTACTACGTGCACATGCCGCTGTCCCTGGTCACGCAGGGCCGCAAGAAGATCGACGTCTGCTCCAACTACTGGCGCAGCGTGCTGGAGAGCACGGGTCAGTACGTCTATTTCAATCCCGACGGCGGCTAG
- a CDS encoding Hsp20/alpha crystallin family protein yields the protein MAKLNVNPWLLIEDMRGRMDDLMDHLADPRGARERPGNRHEGAFVWQPRADVYETADQVTIEIELPGLAAEDMAVEVEKGHVRVYGERRFVKDSKGPAFHTLERAHGPFERVLPLPTEVEANGARAVLRDGLLTIVLAKREKPASSRRIHVAMRD from the coding sequence ATGGCCAAGCTGAACGTGAACCCCTGGCTGCTCATCGAGGACATGCGCGGACGCATGGACGACCTCATGGACCACCTTGCCGATCCGCGCGGCGCGCGTGAGCGGCCCGGAAACCGCCACGAAGGGGCGTTCGTCTGGCAGCCAAGGGCAGACGTCTACGAGACGGCCGACCAGGTGACCATCGAGATCGAATTGCCCGGCCTTGCGGCCGAGGACATGGCCGTGGAGGTCGAGAAGGGGCACGTGCGCGTGTACGGCGAGCGGCGCTTCGTCAAGGATTCCAAGGGCCCGGCCTTTCACACCCTGGAGCGGGCCCATGGGCCTTTCGAGCGCGTACTGCCGCTGCCGACAGAGGTGGAGGCGAACGGCGCGCGCGCCGTATTGCGCGACGGTCTGCTGACCATCGTCCTCGCCAAGCGTGAAAAACCAGCATCGAGTCGGCGCATTCACGTCGCCATGCGCGACTGA
- a CDS encoding zinc metalloprotease HtpX, which translates to MTSQLKTALLLGALTALILIIGNAMGGQTGLVIAFFFALAMNVGSYWFSDKIVLSMYKARELAPHDAPGLHAMVEELSRNAGVPKPKLYIVPQESPNAFATGRNPENAAVAVTEGLMRILSPEEVRGVLAHEIAHVANRDILIQTVAAILGSVIMMLSSMIKWGAIFGMGRSSNSEGGNPIAAIVLAILAPMAAMVIQMAISRSREYLADATGARISHQPLALASALDKLDRTSRGVPLDASPATENMFIVSPFSGGSMARWFSTHPPIPERIARLRAMAGK; encoded by the coding sequence ATGACCAGTCAACTCAAGACCGCGCTGCTTCTGGGCGCGCTCACCGCGCTCATCCTGATCATCGGCAACGCCATGGGCGGCCAGACCGGCCTCGTCATCGCCTTCTTTTTCGCGCTGGCCATGAACGTGGGCAGCTACTGGTTCTCAGACAAGATCGTATTGTCCATGTACAAGGCCCGCGAGCTTGCCCCGCACGACGCGCCCGGCCTGCACGCCATGGTCGAGGAACTGTCCCGCAATGCGGGCGTGCCCAAGCCCAAGCTCTACATCGTGCCCCAGGAATCGCCCAACGCCTTCGCCACCGGCAGGAATCCCGAGAACGCGGCCGTGGCCGTGACCGAGGGGCTGATGCGCATTCTCTCGCCCGAGGAGGTGCGCGGCGTGCTGGCGCACGAGATCGCCCACGTGGCCAACCGCGACATCCTGATCCAGACCGTGGCCGCGATCCTGGGCTCCGTGATCATGATGCTTTCGAGCATGATCAAGTGGGGCGCGATCTTCGGCATGGGCCGCTCCAGCAACAGCGAGGGCGGCAACCCCATCGCGGCCATCGTCCTGGCCATCCTCGCGCCCATGGCGGCCATGGTCATCCAGATGGCCATTTCGCGCTCGCGCGAGTACCTGGCCGACGCCACGGGCGCGCGCATCTCGCACCAGCCCCTGGCCCTGGCCTCGGCCCTGGACAAGCTGGACCGCACCAGCCGGGGCGTGCCGCTCGACGCCTCCCCGGCCACGGAGAACATGTTCATCGTCAGCCCCTTCTCCGGAGGCTCCATGGCGCGCTGGTTCTCCACCCATCCGCCCATCCCCGAGCGCATCGCGCGGCTTAGGGCCATGGCCGGGAAATAG
- a CDS encoding methyl-accepting chemotaxis protein: protein MGHLSVGKRIAGGFAVVLALLAVVAVRSYVVATDASEGFAAYRDLTLGANAASDFDSELLHTRLVVKDFLVSGAETDKVKFEEEAGEFLEALERAREQNPSPERAAMIDTVARVFADFRAHFNEAGEYTRTVERLLALVIEPEGTAMERALFSLMRGGRNDDDLDMTYAASNALRRLLSARGNVFRHLDTGSSSASDMAEGDLAMLESALDSIDSMLAVRGRSGEIDAVRQSLSHFAEAFREASQAIVRRNALVEDLLDPAGDEIAAVAQGLVESVQQEQDALGSTLEGELGRGAVIVAVVSVAAAVVGVLFAVLITAGIVGPLTRTAKAAEDVAQGRTDIDLEPKGKDEIAAMQRALINMVEQLQTRMAEAKKAEAEARAQSEEATRAMREAGEARTRAEAAQARTVEAAGLLEEVSERVASACEEISAQAEQGAAGAARQSERVAETATAMEQMNATVLEVAKSASSAAETSGKARAEAEGGADVVRSAVQAIQEVETHTGRLKANMDALASQAQDIGRIIGVIDDIADQTNLLALNAAIEAARAGDAGRGFAVVADEVRKLAEKTMEATKEVGQAIRAIQDVSRQNMAGMDDAAGAVDKATGLADESGRSLARIVELVASAADEVHSIAAASEEQSAASEQITRGIEEINQIAGETSQGMGQTAQAIGELNAQIAELREMVGKLKSE, encoded by the coding sequence ATGGGACATCTTTCCGTCGGTAAACGAATAGCGGGCGGCTTCGCAGTCGTCCTCGCCTTGTTGGCGGTCGTGGCGGTCCGCTCCTACGTGGTCGCCACGGACGCGAGCGAGGGCTTCGCCGCATACCGCGACCTCACGCTCGGTGCCAACGCCGCGTCGGATTTCGACAGCGAGCTTTTGCACACCCGGCTGGTGGTCAAGGACTTCCTGGTCAGCGGGGCCGAGACCGACAAAGTCAAATTCGAGGAAGAGGCAGGGGAGTTCCTTGAAGCCTTGGAGCGGGCACGAGAACAAAATCCCTCTCCCGAGCGTGCCGCCATGATCGACACGGTGGCGCGGGTCTTCGCCGACTTCCGGGCACATTTCAACGAAGCCGGGGAATACACACGCACGGTGGAAAGACTTCTCGCCCTAGTCATCGAGCCCGAAGGCACGGCCATGGAGCGCGCCCTGTTCTCGCTCATGCGCGGCGGGCGCAACGACGACGACCTGGACATGACCTATGCCGCCTCAAACGCCCTGCGCCGCCTTCTGAGCGCCCGGGGCAACGTCTTTCGTCACCTGGATACCGGCTCGTCCTCCGCGTCCGACATGGCCGAGGGCGATCTGGCCATGCTCGAAAGCGCCCTGGACAGCATCGACAGCATGCTGGCCGTCCGGGGAAGGTCCGGAGAAATCGACGCGGTGCGCCAGAGCCTCTCGCATTTCGCAGAGGCCTTCCGGGAGGCGTCGCAGGCCATCGTGCGGCGAAACGCCCTGGTCGAGGATCTGCTCGACCCGGCCGGGGACGAGATCGCGGCCGTCGCCCAGGGCCTCGTCGAGTCCGTGCAGCAGGAGCAGGACGCGCTCGGCTCGACCCTGGAGGGGGAACTCGGGCGCGGGGCCGTGATCGTGGCCGTCGTCTCCGTGGCCGCAGCGGTCGTGGGCGTGCTCTTCGCCGTGCTCATCACGGCCGGGATCGTAGGGCCGCTGACGCGCACGGCCAAGGCCGCGGAGGACGTGGCCCAAGGCAGGACCGACATCGACCTCGAACCCAAAGGGAAGGACGAAATCGCGGCCATGCAGCGCGCGCTGATCAACATGGTGGAGCAGTTGCAGACGCGCATGGCCGAGGCGAAAAAGGCCGAGGCCGAGGCCCGGGCGCAAAGCGAGGAGGCCACCCGCGCCATGCGCGAGGCCGGCGAAGCCAGAACCCGGGCCGAGGCGGCCCAGGCGCGTACCGTCGAGGCGGCCGGACTTCTTGAGGAAGTCAGCGAGCGCGTGGCCTCGGCTTGCGAGGAGATATCCGCCCAGGCCGAGCAGGGCGCGGCCGGAGCGGCTAGACAAAGCGAGCGCGTGGCCGAGACGGCCACGGCCATGGAGCAGATGAACGCCACGGTCCTCGAAGTGGCCAAGAGCGCCTCCTCGGCCGCCGAAACCTCGGGCAAGGCCAGGGCCGAGGCCGAGGGCGGAGCGGACGTGGTGCGAAGCGCGGTGCAGGCCATCCAGGAGGTGGAGACCCATACCGGGCGGCTCAAGGCCAACATGGACGCCCTGGCCTCCCAGGCCCAGGACATCGGCCGCATCATCGGGGTCATCGACGACATCGCGGACCAGACCAACCTGCTGGCGCTCAACGCGGCCATCGAGGCGGCGCGGGCCGGCGACGCGGGCCGGGGCTTCGCCGTGGTCGCGGACGAGGTGCGAAAACTCGCCGAGAAGACCATGGAGGCCACCAAGGAGGTCGGCCAGGCCATCCGCGCCATTCAGGATGTTTCGCGCCAGAACATGGCGGGCATGGACGACGCTGCGGGCGCGGTGGACAAGGCCACGGGCCTCGCGGACGAGTCGGGCCGTTCCCTGGCCCGCATCGTGGAACTGGTCGCCTCGGCCGCGGACGAGGTGCACTCCATCGCGGCCGCGAGCGAGGAGCAGTCCGCCGCGAGCGAGCAGATCACGCGCGGCATCGAGGAGATCAACCAGATTGCCGGGGAGACGAGCCAGGGCATGGGCCAGACCGCCCAGGCCATCGGCGAATTGAACGCCCAGATCGCGGAACTGCGCGAGATGGTGGGCAAGCTGAAATCAGAGTAG
- a CDS encoding ComF family protein has product MNPRSAIDTLMARVAEAFGASETRCQCCGALATKIPGELPLCPECARELRLRTGGYCPRCGAIFADETAAPHLCAACLRSPPPYERLTFFAAYAPPLDECILSFKFAAALSRQNLLCAMLHAAFARLGPPVPDVVVPVPLHERRLRERGFNQSLELARGLAGRTGIGLAATALSRLRDTVPQARLERAERLLNLKGAFAADPRQVAGRRVLLVDDVSTTGATLVECTAALLAAGAATVDVAVLARTAEPDMRAEPVSR; this is encoded by the coding sequence GTGAATCCGCGCTCGGCCATCGACACGCTGATGGCGCGGGTGGCCGAAGCTTTCGGCGCAAGCGAGACGCGCTGCCAGTGCTGCGGCGCTTTGGCCACGAAGATTCCGGGCGAGCTTCCCTTGTGCCCCGAGTGCGCCCGCGAGCTGCGCCTGCGAACGGGCGGGTATTGTCCGCGCTGCGGCGCGATCTTCGCCGACGAGACGGCCGCGCCGCACCTGTGCGCGGCCTGCCTGCGCTCGCCGCCCCCCTACGAGCGGCTGACGTTTTTCGCGGCCTACGCCCCGCCCCTGGACGAGTGCATCCTGAGCTTCAAGTTCGCGGCCGCGCTCTCGCGCCAAAACCTGCTGTGCGCCATGCTGCACGCGGCCTTCGCGCGCCTAGGACCGCCCGTGCCCGACGTCGTGGTTCCCGTGCCACTGCACGAAAGACGCCTGCGCGAGCGCGGCTTTAACCAAAGCCTGGAGCTTGCGCGCGGCCTGGCCGGGCGGACCGGGATCGGACTTGCGGCCACGGCCTTGTCGCGCCTGCGCGACACCGTGCCCCAGGCGCGGCTCGAACGGGCCGAGCGGCTTTTGAACCTCAAGGGCGCGTTCGCCGCCGATCCCAGGCAGGTCGCGGGCAGGCGCGTGCTGCTCGTGGACGACGTGAGCACCACGGGCGCGACCCTGGTCGAATGCACGGCCGCGCTGCTCGCCGCGGGCGCCGCGACCGTGGACGTGGCTGTCCTGGCGCGCACCGCCGAGCCCGACATGCGCGCGGAACCTGTCTCCCGGTAG
- a CDS encoding flavodoxin family protein, with the protein MNPSISGEAVVFAGSPRKGGNSDAAAQAFAQGVREAGGQARVILLRGHDLMPCRGCYGCRPDLGGRCVLPDAQAVVELYETLLRAPLFAFAAPVFFYHLPAHAKAFIDRSQPWYLRWEAGDPLMRALPRRTAHPLLVSGRAEGERLFEGTLLTLKYFFLTFNVRLAPAAELRGFDGPHDLATSPAGLDGLRARGAAAWQALSAKP; encoded by the coding sequence GTGAATCCGTCCATATCAGGCGAAGCCGTTGTCTTCGCGGGCAGCCCGCGCAAGGGCGGCAACTCCGACGCGGCCGCCCAGGCCTTTGCCCAGGGCGTGCGCGAGGCAGGCGGCCAGGCCCGCGTCATCTTGCTGCGCGGGCACGATCTCATGCCCTGCCGGGGCTGCTACGGCTGCCGTCCGGACCTGGGAGGACGCTGCGTGCTGCCCGACGCCCAGGCCGTGGTGGAGTTGTATGAAACGCTTCTGCGCGCGCCGCTCTTCGCCTTTGCCGCGCCGGTCTTCTTTTACCACCTGCCCGCCCACGCCAAGGCCTTCATCGACCGCAGCCAGCCGTGGTATCTGCGCTGGGAAGCTGGCGATCCGCTCATGCGCGCCTTGCCGCGACGCACGGCCCATCCCCTGCTCGTTTCGGGCCGGGCCGAGGGTGAGCGGCTCTTCGAGGGCACCCTCCTGACGCTTAAGTATTTCTTTTTGACCTTCAACGTGCGCCTGGCCCCGGCGGCCGAGCTGCGAGGCTTCGACGGCCCGCACGACCTGGCCACGAGCCCGGCCGGGCTCGACGGATTGCGGGCCAGGGGCGCGGCCGCCTGGCAGGCCCTTTCGGCCAAGCCGTGA
- a CDS encoding glycosyltransferase family 2 protein → MSRTPRLTVTIAAYNAAKWLPVALESCLWQSLPEIEAVVVDDGSTDDTARIAAHYAARDERVRLVRQENAGAAKARAAGLAHARGEYLIWLDADDFLDRHAAREMIATADRDGVDMVCGNAVVFSELTFNARRYFHHPPDSGLTFDEPRYWKSKVCWRWMFRTAFLREREMVHIPLARGEDVCFMFSALCQVRRFSQSPHLFYYFRQDHKGMGSRVDIEVEHDIGHFVHARRILLQAGRIKPLIKYLTENYFRNIKKMMPRIAAAGEHWVQRTADISLEIFEGLDPRWFTAEYLAPELSAEPEFVPLAEALIARDRERVLAELRAWSERRAHAPEVDKKSTLHLLRRRVKAFLNPLSHMARRRLRELEARAFKRLRTMADAPEAATRPTTTGGTG, encoded by the coding sequence ATGAGCCGCACACCCCGCCTGACCGTAACCATCGCGGCCTACAACGCCGCGAAATGGCTGCCCGTGGCCCTTGAATCCTGCCTCTGGCAGAGTCTGCCCGAGATCGAGGCCGTGGTCGTGGACGACGGCTCCACGGACGACACCGCGCGCATCGCGGCCCATTACGCGGCCCGCGACGAACGGGTGCGGCTCGTGCGCCAGGAGAATGCGGGCGCGGCCAAGGCGCGCGCGGCGGGCCTTGCGCATGCGCGCGGCGAATATCTGATCTGGCTCGACGCGGACGATTTTCTGGACCGCCATGCCGCCAGGGAGATGATCGCCACGGCCGACCGCGACGGGGTGGACATGGTCTGCGGCAACGCCGTGGTCTTCTCCGAACTGACCTTCAACGCGCGGCGCTATTTTCACCACCCCCCGGACTCGGGGCTGACCTTTGACGAGCCCCGCTACTGGAAGAGCAAGGTCTGCTGGCGCTGGATGTTCCGCACGGCCTTTTTGCGCGAGCGCGAGATGGTCCACATCCCGCTTGCGCGCGGCGAGGACGTCTGCTTCATGTTCTCGGCCCTGTGCCAGGTGCGGCGTTTTTCGCAAAGCCCGCACCTGTTCTACTACTTCCGGCAGGACCACAAGGGCATGGGCTCACGTGTGGACATCGAGGTGGAGCACGACATCGGCCACTTCGTCCACGCCCGGCGCATCCTGCTTCAGGCCGGGCGCATCAAGCCGCTCATCAAATACTTGACCGAGAACTATTTCCGAAACATCAAGAAGATGATGCCGCGCATCGCCGCGGCCGGAGAGCACTGGGTACAGCGCACCGCAGACATCAGCCTGGAGATATTCGAGGGGCTCGATCCGCGCTGGTTCACGGCCGAATACCTGGCTCCGGAGCTTTCGGCCGAGCCGGAGTTCGTCCCCCTGGCCGAGGCGCTCATCGCCCGCGACAGGGAGCGCGTCCTGGCCGAGCTTCGCGCCTGGAGCGAACGCAGGGCGCACGCGCCCGAGGTGGACAAAAAGAGTACGTTGCATCTCTTGCGCCGTCGCGTGAAGGCGTTTTTGAACCCGCTTTCGCACATGGCTAGGCGGCGGTTGCGCGAGTTGGAGGCCCGGGCCTTTAAGCGATTGCGGACCATGGCCGACGCGCCCGAAGCGGCAACGCGGCCGACGACCACGGGAGGAACGGGATGA
- a CDS encoding MBL fold metallo-hydrolase has translation MRVTTFALGPLETNCHVGDNGSQALAVDPGGDPAEVVEFLESQGLELSHILITHMHFDHIYGAAALAKATGAPVLAPAGDAYLLESELGRGGFMGFPLVDDFDWQPVTEGVYEFIGQPCHVLATPGHTPGSVSYWFPDAGCVFAGDLIFYRSIGRTDFPGGDMQTLLDSVREKIFSLPENTVIYAGHMLDTTVGAEKLHNPYFRNMHL, from the coding sequence ATGCGCGTGACCACCTTCGCCCTGGGACCGCTGGAGACCAACTGCCACGTCGGCGACAACGGAAGCCAAGCCCTGGCCGTGGACCCCGGCGGCGATCCGGCCGAGGTCGTGGAGTTCTTGGAATCCCAGGGGCTCGAGCTTTCGCACATCCTGATCACCCACATGCACTTCGATCACATCTACGGCGCGGCGGCCCTGGCCAAGGCCACGGGAGCGCCCGTGCTGGCTCCGGCGGGCGATGCCTATCTGCTCGAATCCGAGCTCGGCCGGGGCGGTTTCATGGGCTTTCCCCTGGTCGACGACTTCGACTGGCAGCCCGTGACCGAGGGCGTGTACGAGTTCATCGGCCAGCCCTGCCACGTGTTGGCCACGCCGGGCCACACGCCGGGCAGCGTCTCCTACTGGTTCCCGGACGCCGGGTGCGTCTTCGCTGGCGACCTGATCTTCTACCGCAGCATCGGCCGCACGGACTTTCCCGGCGGCGACATGCAGACCCTGCTCGACTCGGTGCGCGAGAAGATATTCTCCCTGCCCGAGAACACGGTCATCTATGCCGGGCACATGCTCGACACCACGGTGGGCGCGGAAAAACTGCACAATCCGTACTTCCGGAACATGCATCTCTAA
- a CDS encoding nitroreductase family protein has protein sequence MTNDAKIILTALRERRSIRSFTDEPVDDAALGAILEAGRWAPSGLNNQPWRFLVVRAGDARQETLALHTKYAHIVRGAAALICVFLERGKMYNARKDYQGAGACIQNMLLAAHALGLGAVWLGEIINQEPDVVAAIGVNPEAYEMMAVIACGHPAKKGSSERLPLESLLLEPIRPLT, from the coding sequence ATGACGAACGACGCGAAGATCATCCTGACGGCCTTGCGCGAGCGGCGCAGCATCCGCTCCTTTACCGACGAGCCCGTTGACGACGCCGCGCTGGGCGCGATCCTCGAAGCGGGCCGCTGGGCCCCAAGCGGCCTGAACAACCAGCCCTGGCGCTTTCTGGTCGTGCGGGCCGGGGACGCGCGCCAGGAGACCCTGGCTTTGCACACCAAGTACGCCCACATCGTGCGCGGCGCGGCCGCGCTGATCTGCGTCTTTTTGGAGCGCGGCAAGATGTACAACGCGCGCAAGGATTATCAGGGCGCGGGCGCCTGCATCCAGAACATGCTTCTGGCCGCACACGCGCTCGGGCTGGGCGCGGTTTGGCTGGGCGAGATCATCAACCAGGAGCCTGATGTGGTCGCGGCCATAGGCGTGAACCCCGAGGCTTACGAGATGATGGCCGTGATCGCCTGCGGCCACCCGGCCAAGAAGGGCTCGTCCGAACGTCTCCCCCTCGAATCGCTGCTGCTCGAACCCATCCGACCGTTGACGTAG